The nucleotide window tcAGTTCCTTGCATTTCTGTCTGTCTTGAACGGTATTTCTCCTGAATTGACCCCGCTCTCTGTTCGTTGTCCGTCTGTATTATAACGTTTTCTTCcttttgctctttttcttttaaGAGAAGACAAACAAGCGgacaaaagagaaggagaaaaaacgTTGTCTCGTCGTTTCTTCTTGTTTCCATCTCAACTGCGCTTGTTTTTGAAACAAGCGAATAGgcggaaaaaaaggaacgAATAACTCGACGAAGACGGCCGCTGAGCCAGAGAAGCACccaagaaaagaaaaagggtTCACgcgtggaggaagagcaacagcaacgcaACGTGAATCCAAAAACAACCAAAGAGGAAGGTAACAAGGAGGACGGATTCCCTTCTTTAATCTATCTTTGCGCtgtttgttctcttttttctttcttgtCTTTTGTGCATCCTgcgctctgcctctctccacttTATCCTCCTTTCTGGCTCGCTTTGTCTCCGTCACAATTTTTCCACTTCAATTCGCAAATAAGCCACTCTCGTTATTTCCCTTTCACGTTGTTTggtttccctttctccccgtctctctctctttagtTTTTGGGTTTATTTTGTTCTGATTTTTTTTATCgactcttttttctctctctttgttttcttcttccgtgtgtgcgtgtgtgtgacttgtacgttctttttttttcctttcgtgCCTTGTTAGCTTTTCTCGCTTCTTATTTTGCCTTTCTTCGTCATCTATCGATTTCTGCTCCCCCCTTTGTCTTTTGTGTTTATTACTTTTCTTTTAATTTTCTGCTTACTGCGgtgctttccttttttttttatcttTTCGCTTCCTCAATATCTCGTGTGTGGTGAGCTGGACAccgtttcttctctttttttttcgtcttgAATTGGGGGGTCCTCagctcttccccccctctctctttctctggtGCGTTTTCGCCACGATCGTCGCgttttgttctttttttttttgttcgtGTGAGGTTGATCcatccccttctctctcatttttcttttcctctacTTCAGTCTGTGCGGTTTTATCACTATCTTTCTGCAAAGCACCCGCttgcccccctttttgtgtgCCACACTCTCTCGCCTCACCcacctttcctctctttccctccttcctctcctttctctcttctctgtgtgcgcaTTTGAGTGCTTTCTCTCgtttgttcttttttttctgtgtttCAGGTTAAGTCACAACTCTGTCTTTTCCATTTATTTTTCGTTCTGTTGATTCACCCAAGAACCAAACAGGGGAAACAGAAGCCGCTGAAGAAGAGGTCAGCGAAATCACAACATcaaaaaaagggaaagcgCGAACGCAacgggaaaggggaaagtgTACTGCtgttctttcccttttcgccCGAGCAAGACGAAGAGGGACTGCCGCatttcgtttcttcttttttgggggggaTTTCAATCTTCCTCGCTaagaaaaacgaaggaaACAAAGCACGAAACAAAGGGAGGgaagcaacacacacacacacacaactgAAGCAAAGGCTGCAAACGAAAACGCGTATTGCTGTAGTGCGTGTCTGGGGTCTTTACGGCGCACCGTCgcctttttctctgttttcttttctggcGAAAACAAAGAACCACAACACAATCGAGTGTTTGCttgcccctttcccttgttTTAAATTTTTACTTGCTTGTAAGTGAAGAGTTAGCCTTCGAAAGGTGAGTAAAAAGTGCCACGcattttctccttttctctgtttaCTCTCCACTTTCCACAATTTTTATTTtgctttctccctcttcctcttatcttctcttgtttcttGTTTCGCATAACTCTGATCTTGCGTTTCtaatctctctctctcttttttttttttcgtctttgTCTGCcatctttttttcctttgtttgGTTTGCCTTAAGCCTTTTACcacatttttttttgcctccactgtttctctgctgttgctcctcAGATTGTCAAATTTTCATCTcccgtctgtgtgtgttgttcGCCCACAACTTTGGCTGCGttttcgctttttttcctcgCCGAATTGTTCACACGcccattttcttttttttttcctacCGTCGTTAGTATTACTGTTATGATTTATTCTCGTGCTGGCCGTGTTCCTgatctctctctttctctctcacgcacGGCTACCGActatcaccaccaccaccatctagcaccctcctttttctcttgttcGCGGCCGACAGCGGATCTGTGcttgttttttctctttctttcctgttTGGCGACGATGAAGTCTTACCGAGCTCCGGCGTTCTTCCAACAGGGTCGCTACATCCCAAACAAGGTTCTCGGTACAGGTACGTATGGGCAGGTGATACGGTGCCACGATACTCTCACAGACAAAGATGTCGCTGTGAAGGTCGCGCAAAGTGACGCCGCGTACCGTCGCTCCGCTTTGAACGAAATCAGCGCTCTGCTATGCCTCAAAGAAAACCACGACTCTGCGAACATTCTGGACTCCTTCGAGGACGCCGGACATGTTTGCATTGTCTCAGAGTTGCTGGACCGAAACCTCTTTGAGGTACTGCGAAATCGTGGCTTTGGTccgctgtcgctgagcgAAGTGCGCCAAGTCGCTCTGCACGTCTTGGGCGCCCTGTCCTCGCTCCATAACAGCGGGTACATGCATTGCGACATCAAGCCCGAGAACATAATGCTGCGCTACAGCACCCCCGTCAGCTCTGATTCCTCCTCGCCAGTGCTGGGACCCTCCCCGAGCGAGAATTCCAGCAGTGGACTGTCGAACAAGAGCGGCGAGCACAACAACTTCCCAAACGTACAGCCGCCCGGACTAGAGACCCTGAAGCTGGACACCAATGCCAATACCCACAATCAGCTCTGGCGTGACGTGCACTCGATTGACTCCTTCGGGAACACGCATAACGTGGCCTCCCAGGACAGCGATCGGAACACGGGATTTTCCTCGCGCACCGGCAACCGTCTTGGGGGCtactcgcagcagcagcacggacagcgcggcagcggcgacgtcaCAGCTGCGATCAGCAGCGCGGACGtgcgtcacagcagcagactCGATGCACTCTTCAGCATGTCAACCGCCTCAGCAGGCACCCCCGGCACCGGTAACAATAGCTGCAACGACCTACGTGTGGATCGCAATATGCTGAGCAACAAGGGTAACGAGTGTCAGGAACGGAAAAAATGCAGTCCCGATTCTAATCCGTACTGCCGCACGTGCCTGATCGACTTCGGCGCCGTGCGCCGCTTCAACGAGAACACGTACTACGATGTGCAGTCACTCTGGTACCGTGCACCGGAGGTATTGTGTGGGCTTCCATACACCGCCGCAATCGACTCCTGGAGTGTTGGCTGCGTCCTCTTCGAACTCTTCACCGGCAAACCGCTTTTCCCGGGCGAGAACCTGCAGCATCAGCTCTCACTGATTGTCCAACACGTTGGCCATCCGTCTAAGGCGGCGCTTACGCTGGGATGCTTGGCAGCGCAGTTCCAGCTTCCCATGGCGTATATGTCGCCTGATGCGCGACGGGAGCACATGCGGCAGTGGATTTTTTCCGCCCGCGAGGCAgggctgcagcggtggcgcaaGCACCAGATGCAGAAACTGCAAGAGGTTCACATGGCCGGCaaccagcagctgcggtcTCGCCGTACCGCCGATGCTCCGAACGCcaagatggaggaggacgctCTGTTAGCCGCTACTCCCTACGGCGACTCGGACGTGGATGGGACTTcagaggagctggagcgACTTGTCGACCTGATCTTGGACCTATTGCATCCTGACGAGTCGCAGCGACTGAGCTGCGCACAAGCTCTGTGCCATCCGTTCCTGAACAACATCCCGCAGTCCTGCAAGGCTACCCCGTACCCGTACACCGCTACCCCAGCTGCCTGCTTTCCGCCTATGTCTGCCACGTCGGCGGCGATGCCGTGCATTATGGCTACAACCACCACTGGACAGCCGGTAATGATGACCACCTCGCCGTTGAGCGTGCCGATGGGATGTTCTCCTTTGAGTCCATTTGTGGTGCACTCAGTCCACTCCGCCCCAGCCGCAGCCGTGCCCTTCACCGTAGCGCCAGTGGAGTCAATGCTGGGGATGGAAACGAATGTGTCACCTCTCAGTGCTCCCTCGCAGCATCAGCCTGCTCAGACGTTCAACACTTACCCCACTGTCGCGGCCCCGACAGTGTACACTACCAATACCACGGGGCAGGTGATGCAGTGTGCTGTGCCAGTCTTCACACAGGTGACTCACCGAGTCGCTTCAAACGTTGG belongs to Leishmania braziliensis MHOM/BR/75/M2904 complete genome, chromosome 36 and includes:
- a CDS encoding protein kinase-like protein, which encodes MIYSRAGRVPDLSLSLSRTATDYHHHHHLAPSFFSCSRPTADLCLFFLFLSCLATMKSYRAPAFFQQGRYIPNKVLGTGTYGQVIRCHDTLTDKDVAVKVAQSDAAYRRSALNEISALLCLKENHDSANILDSFEDAGHVCIVSELLDRNLFEVLRNRGFGPLSLSEVRQVALHVLGALSSLHNSGYMHCDIKPENIMLRYSTPVSSDSSSPVLGPSPSENSSSGLSNKSGEHNNFPNVQPPGLETLKLDTNANTHNQLWRDVHSIDSFGNTHNVASQDSDRNTGFSSRTGNRLGGYSQQQHGQRGSGDVTAAISSADVRHSSRLDALFSMSTASAGTPGTGNNSCNDLRVDRNMLSNKGNECQERKKCSPDSNPYCRTCLIDFGAVRRFNENTYYDVQSLWYRAPEVLCGLPYTAAIDSWSVGCVLFELFTGKPLFPGENLQHQLSLIVQHVGHPSKAALTLGCLAAQFQLPMAYMSPDARREHMRQWIFSAREAGLQRWRKHQMQKLQEVHMAGNQQLRSRRTADAPNAKMEEDALLAATPYGDSDVDGTSEELERLVDLILDLLHPDESQRLSCAQALCHPFLNNIPQSCKATPYPYTATPAACFPPMSATSAAMPCIMATTTTGQPVMMTTSPLSVPMGCSPLSPFVVHSVHSAPAAAVPFTVAPVESMLGMETNVSPLSAPSQHQPAQTFNTYPTVAAPTVYTTNTTGQVMQCAVPVFTQVTHRVASNVGPAFLPLGMTTQSPVGGVYCSPTATTSQQQYPPSGMNISPTFSPAGALVHAHMPLAFTPTAASNPSTAASVASVQPLGVPSYVLASAGTAPCICDYYSDMAPPGMPPYVLCHFQPHHACTTVVSP